One Methylobacterium sp. AMS5 genomic region harbors:
- a CDS encoding adenylate/guanylate cyclase domain-containing protein, with amino-acid sequence MAITDPILASALRDIETRLIARATESDEAETIIAELCEALAAAGLPLWRFSLAVPVIDPVFRGVSVAWRRGQGTAVFPTVHGPEGEDTVFRSPVGWLRANDLSFVRWRLDRSNGCPDLPLLSELRQQGATDYLLHAAAFAPGSAMEGVGISFATDRSGGFTGSEQAALAGLVQVIALVTAKLSLSHTMREMLGTYLGPATGARVLAGEMRRGQSTVVHAAILLADLRGFTAVADRDDPLKVVGWLDEHFDALGEPVQRHGGEISKFLGDGFLAVFPVAEPDALACPACRGALDAAREALARNARLNASRRHGGLPPLEADIVLHYGRVVSGNVGTDRRLDFTVIGRAVNEASRIERLCDGLERSLLLSDAFARRCGASLVSVGEFALRGVGRKQRIWGLAPETDGPSEGAA; translated from the coding sequence ATGGCCATCACGGACCCGATCTTAGCCTCTGCCCTCCGCGACATCGAAACCCGACTGATCGCGCGCGCGACCGAGTCGGATGAGGCGGAAACGATCATCGCGGAACTCTGCGAGGCGCTGGCCGCGGCGGGCCTTCCGCTCTGGCGCTTCAGCTTGGCGGTGCCGGTCATCGACCCCGTCTTCCGCGGGGTGAGCGTCGCGTGGCGGCGCGGACAGGGCACGGCGGTGTTTCCGACGGTGCACGGACCGGAGGGCGAGGACACGGTCTTCCGCAGCCCCGTCGGCTGGCTGCGGGCGAACGACCTTTCCTTCGTGCGCTGGCGGCTCGACCGTTCGAACGGCTGTCCCGATCTACCGCTCCTGAGTGAGCTGAGGCAGCAGGGTGCGACCGACTACCTGCTCCACGCCGCCGCCTTCGCCCCCGGCAGCGCCATGGAGGGCGTCGGCATCTCGTTCGCCACCGACCGGTCCGGCGGCTTCACCGGGTCGGAGCAGGCGGCCTTGGCCGGCCTGGTGCAGGTGATCGCTCTGGTCACGGCCAAGCTCAGCCTGTCGCACACGATGCGCGAGATGCTCGGCACCTATCTCGGACCGGCGACGGGGGCGCGGGTTCTCGCGGGCGAGATGCGGCGCGGGCAGAGCACGGTGGTCCACGCCGCGATTCTGCTCGCCGACCTGCGCGGCTTCACGGCGGTGGCGGATCGCGACGACCCGCTGAAGGTGGTGGGCTGGCTCGACGAGCATTTCGATGCGCTCGGCGAGCCGGTGCAGCGCCATGGCGGCGAGATCTCGAAATTTCTCGGCGACGGCTTTCTCGCCGTCTTCCCCGTCGCCGAGCCGGATGCCCTCGCCTGCCCGGCCTGTAGGGGCGCGCTCGATGCGGCGCGCGAGGCGCTGGCGCGCAACGCCCGGCTGAACGCGTCCCGCCGCCATGGTGGGCTGCCGCCCCTGGAGGCGGACATCGTGCTGCATTACGGGCGTGTCGTCTCCGGCAATGTCGGCACCGACCGGCGCCTCGACTTCACGGTGATCGGCCGAGCGGTCAACGAGGCGAGCCGGATCGAGCGGCTCTGCGACGGCTTGGAGCGGTCGCTGCTCCTCTCCGATGCCTTCGCCCGACGTTGCGGGGCATCGCTCGTCTCGGTCGGCGAGTTCGCCCTGCGCGGCGTCGGGCGCAAGCAGCGGATCTGGGGGCTGGCCCCGGAAACGGACGGTCCGTCGGAGGGGGCGGCGTGA
- a CDS encoding porin translates to MKLVKSLLLGSAAGLAVVGGAQAADLPVKKAVPIEYVRVCTAYGAGFFYIPGTDTCLRVSGRARAEYGYIGSDNRDIPGGGDISGFTGLARFNFDARTQTGYGTLRAFLRLDAASRTGNTKYSSGTNLRGAYAFSGTGQDQLGRIQNFINVDKAFVQFAGLTAGRASSFFDFYAHDFEIIGSSLGSDLPSTNLLAYTQKFGEGWSVTLSMEDPNYRKNPLYSDAAGSTGLVPGQAGLNNVFTTAPTPIILGTNAAGNATAVAFIDAVQRSRLPDFVGSLRYDAAWGSAQFSAAVKDINTGGFIAGSSIGVPGTGAALAGNTAAALAARGINAGAQTEYGWAIQGGMKFNLPFIAPGDGLYLQGAYGEGASFYTGINRFTAGYLSNASVYAGNPFNQYLADAIVNPLTGRIELSNSFTAVASYLHYWSPEWRSAFYASYGEIWFSQGARQAVSQANSAVGAASTVAPPSYLTNATGYNLSPALRDTYQVVTGASLIWSPVKDLDIGVEGQYIKTGVKNGRVSDSDKGAFVNNIPTRTVSSEDVFQARFRVQRDF, encoded by the coding sequence ATGAAGCTCGTGAAGAGCCTTCTCCTTGGATCGGCAGCGGGGCTGGCCGTCGTGGGTGGGGCTCAGGCCGCCGACCTTCCGGTGAAGAAGGCCGTTCCGATCGAGTACGTCCGCGTCTGCACCGCTTACGGAGCCGGCTTCTTCTACATTCCCGGTACCGATACCTGCCTGCGTGTCTCCGGCCGCGCCCGCGCCGAGTATGGCTATATCGGCAGCGACAACCGCGACATCCCCGGCGGCGGCGATATCTCGGGCTTCACGGGCCTTGCCCGCTTCAACTTCGATGCCCGTACCCAGACCGGCTACGGCACCCTGCGCGCCTTCCTGCGCCTCGACGCCGCGAGCCGTACCGGCAACACGAAGTATTCCTCCGGCACGAACCTGCGCGGCGCCTACGCCTTCTCCGGCACCGGCCAGGACCAGCTCGGCCGCATTCAGAACTTCATCAACGTCGACAAGGCGTTCGTACAGTTCGCCGGCCTGACCGCCGGTCGCGCCTCCTCGTTCTTCGACTTCTACGCCCACGACTTCGAGATCATCGGTTCATCGCTGGGTTCCGACCTGCCGTCCACCAACCTGCTCGCCTATACCCAGAAGTTCGGCGAGGGCTGGTCCGTCACGCTGTCGATGGAAGACCCGAACTACCGCAAGAACCCGCTCTACTCCGACGCGGCCGGCAGCACGGGTCTCGTCCCCGGCCAGGCCGGTCTGAACAACGTGTTCACCACGGCCCCGACCCCGATCATCCTCGGCACCAACGCCGCCGGCAACGCCACCGCCGTGGCCTTCATCGACGCCGTGCAGCGCTCGCGCCTGCCCGACTTCGTCGGCTCGCTGCGCTACGACGCCGCCTGGGGCTCGGCCCAGTTCTCGGCCGCCGTCAAGGACATCAACACCGGCGGCTTCATCGCGGGTTCCTCGATCGGCGTTCCCGGCACCGGCGCCGCGCTGGCCGGCAACACGGCGGCGGCCCTGGCGGCACGCGGCATCAACGCCGGCGCGCAGACCGAGTACGGCTGGGCGATCCAGGGCGGCATGAAGTTCAACCTGCCCTTCATCGCCCCCGGCGACGGCCTCTACCTTCAGGGTGCCTACGGCGAGGGTGCCTCGTTCTACACCGGCATCAACCGCTTCACCGCCGGTTACCTGAGCAACGCCTCGGTCTACGCGGGCAACCCGTTCAACCAGTACCTCGCCGACGCGATCGTCAACCCGCTGACCGGCCGCATCGAGCTGTCCAACAGCTTCACGGCGGTGGCGTCCTACCTCCACTACTGGTCGCCGGAATGGCGCTCGGCCTTCTACGCCAGCTACGGTGAGATCTGGTTCTCGCAGGGCGCCCGCCAGGCGGTCAGCCAGGCAAACTCGGCAGTCGGCGCGGCCTCGACCGTGGCGCCTCCCTCCTACCTCACCAACGCCACCGGCTATAACCTCAGCCCCGCTCTGCGCGACACCTATCAGGTCGTCACCGGCGCGAGCCTGATCTGGTCGCCGGTCAAGGATCTCGATATCGGCGTCGAGGGCCAGTACATCAAAACGGGCGTCAAGAACGGTCGCGTCTCCGACAGCGACAAGGGCGCCTTCGTGAACAACATCCCGACCCGCACCGTCAGCAGCGAGGACGTGTTCCAGGCCCGCTTCCGCGTGCAGCGCGACTTCTAA
- a CDS encoding polyhydroxyalkanoic acid system family protein yields MAKPMVVEIPHELGRDEARRRIDEGTVRVREALGKSGIAINTLTWTGDRLDYSVTAMAQTVDGQIDVGQDVVRVEVRMPLLLSIFAQKIQKIVGKEGNKLLLTKK; encoded by the coding sequence ATGGCGAAGCCGATGGTGGTCGAGATTCCGCATGAACTCGGCCGCGACGAGGCCCGGCGGCGCATCGACGAGGGCACCGTTCGCGTGCGCGAGGCGCTCGGCAAGAGCGGCATCGCCATCAACACCCTGACCTGGACCGGCGACCGGCTCGACTACTCGGTCACGGCCATGGCCCAGACCGTGGACGGCCAGATCGATGTCGGCCAGGACGTGGTTCGCGTCGAGGTGCGCATGCCGCTGCTGCTCTCGATCTTCGCCCAGAAGATCCAGAAGATCGTCGGCAAGGAGGGCAACAAGCTCCTCCTGACGAAGAAATAG
- a CDS encoding HD domain-containing protein: MDDAADIASRFAFLAEIDGLKAVLRQNRTIGERRRENSAEHSWHLAMFALVLGDLAPGLDLNRVVAMLLVHDIVEVDAGDVPIHGAYDAAALARVEEAAAARIFGLLPEPQRDRFVALWREFEASETAEARFAKALDRLQPLLLNTLTEGGTWAENGLSEAQVMARYQPVIERGVPGLWPFVEALVRRHYQGHATTV; this comes from the coding sequence ATGGACGACGCTGCCGATATCGCGAGCCGATTCGCGTTCCTCGCGGAGATCGACGGGCTCAAGGCCGTGCTGCGCCAGAACCGGACCATCGGCGAGCGTCGGCGCGAGAACTCGGCCGAGCATTCGTGGCATCTGGCGATGTTCGCGCTCGTTCTCGGCGATCTCGCGCCCGGTCTCGACTTGAACCGCGTCGTCGCGATGCTGCTGGTGCACGATATCGTCGAGGTCGATGCCGGCGATGTGCCGATCCATGGCGCCTATGACGCCGCCGCCCTGGCGCGGGTCGAGGAAGCTGCAGCCGCGCGGATCTTCGGCCTCCTGCCGGAACCGCAGCGGGACCGCTTCGTCGCGCTGTGGCGGGAATTCGAGGCGAGCGAGACGGCGGAGGCCCGGTTCGCCAAGGCGCTCGACCGGCTCCAGCCGCTGCTGCTCAATACGCTGACCGAGGGCGGCACCTGGGCCGAGAACGGCCTCAGCGAGGCGCAGGTAATGGCACGCTACCAGCCGGTGATCGAGCGCGGCGTCCCCGGTCTCTGGCCCTTCGTGGAAGCGCTGGTCCGCCGCCACTACCAGGGTCACGCCACTACGGTGTGA
- a CDS encoding septal ring lytic transglycosylase RlpA family protein, whose translation MKVSNRTAAVCLATVIGALSALPAQAQGGRASWYGSGKKTANGERFNPNGYTAAHRSLPFGTRVRVTNRSNGRSVVVRINDRGPFVGGRVIDLARGSARAIGMSGVSYVSLNVVR comes from the coding sequence ATGAAGGTTTCCAACAGGACCGCTGCCGTCTGCCTCGCCACCGTCATCGGTGCCCTCTCGGCGCTGCCCGCTCAGGCCCAGGGTGGCCGGGCCTCCTGGTACGGAAGCGGCAAGAAGACAGCCAATGGCGAGCGGTTCAACCCCAATGGTTACACCGCCGCCCACCGCAGCCTGCCCTTCGGTACCCGCGTCCGCGTCACGAACCGGTCCAACGGCCGCTCGGTCGTGGTGCGCATCAACGATCGCGGCCCGTTCGTCGGCGGCCGGGTGATCGATCTGGCCCGCGGCTCGGCCCGCGCCATCGGCATGTCGGGCGTCAGCTACGTCTCGCTCAACGTGGTGCGCTGA
- a CDS encoding flagellar motor protein MotB, whose amino-acid sequence MSTLSSTPSQVPPHGRTFRSRLIRAGLIAGLPLLALIAAATYFGMLRVTERLEREAAAIAAATGEGQPEPWLRVSVAGRDLTATGEAPEASQREAVVGRLAAIDGIRRLTDRTGVIEEVSPFVWSVERPAAGRVEATGSRPAEVGAFELAQRLKPALPRDATLSDNARAARGAPRDFPDAAAFAVERLQDLTTGAVATLNDTVISIRGEAASLAAYDALRTALATPPQGYTLGTIEITPPVVGDFRFGVSRRPDGSLELNGHVASESAREEIRAAAAEAAEGAAIDDRLRDARGLPPGIDGPALMRFVFQLAGLLHEGHVSYEGEVVSIEGNALDAGAVAEAQTLMRDARPPGIAAGRVALSARPIVPYVLRIRRGSDSVTVSGHLPDRATREALLARLNPRFFRESIHDRTRLADGAPADLGAALAAAVDPLSTLASGELTITGTSLRLAGTSLYPESAARLARSLPKAMPAGWNATVAVTSDAAPSATADMGPCGQRLAERTAGHPLRFAPGSTALAPEFYPVLDAVAALARACPAERIEVVGHLDPVGVKPKAQTDPVADEAAKETAPKPAKADTKKDAKANKGSKGKAETKQEAAKPETKSEPKPEKTEAERVEASADLARARALAVVDYLQKAGVPLERAAAPTGVAPLSDRQGIGLSLRS is encoded by the coding sequence ATGTCCACGCTGTCGTCCACGCCTTCGCAAGTACCGCCGCACGGCCGCACATTCCGGTCTCGCCTGATTCGAGCCGGCTTAATCGCCGGCCTTCCGCTTCTCGCGCTGATCGCCGCAGCAACTTATTTCGGCATGCTGCGCGTCACGGAACGCCTCGAGCGGGAGGCGGCGGCGATCGCCGCCGCGACCGGAGAGGGGCAGCCCGAGCCCTGGCTAAGGGTCTCGGTGGCAGGCCGCGACCTGACCGCGACGGGCGAAGCGCCGGAGGCGTCCCAGCGCGAGGCGGTCGTCGGTCGGCTCGCCGCCATTGACGGCATCCGCCGCCTCACCGACCGGACCGGTGTGATCGAGGAAGTCTCTCCCTTCGTCTGGTCGGTGGAGCGCCCCGCCGCCGGCCGCGTCGAGGCCACCGGCAGCCGCCCGGCCGAGGTCGGCGCCTTCGAACTGGCCCAGCGCCTGAAGCCGGCCCTGCCGCGTGACGCCACCTTGAGCGACAACGCCCGGGCCGCACGGGGCGCACCGCGCGACTTCCCCGATGCCGCAGCCTTCGCCGTGGAGCGGCTTCAGGATCTCACCACCGGCGCGGTCGCCACGCTCAACGACACCGTCATCTCGATTCGCGGCGAAGCAGCGAGTCTGGCCGCCTACGATGCCCTGCGCACGGCGCTGGCAACCCCGCCCCAGGGCTACACCCTCGGCACGATCGAGATCACGCCGCCGGTCGTCGGAGACTTCCGGTTCGGTGTCTCCCGCCGGCCGGACGGCAGCCTCGAACTGAACGGCCACGTCGCCTCGGAAAGCGCCCGCGAAGAGATCCGGGCAGCCGCCGCGGAGGCCGCGGAGGGGGCGGCCATCGACGACCGCCTGCGCGACGCCCGAGGCCTGCCGCCGGGTATCGATGGCCCGGCCCTGATGCGCTTCGTCTTCCAACTCGCGGGCCTCCTGCACGAGGGGCATGTCAGCTACGAGGGCGAGGTGGTCTCGATCGAGGGCAATGCGCTGGATGCCGGCGCGGTCGCCGAGGCGCAGACGCTGATGCGCGACGCCCGGCCTCCCGGAATCGCCGCGGGCCGCGTGGCACTCTCCGCCCGTCCCATCGTCCCCTACGTCCTACGCATTCGCCGCGGCAGCGACAGCGTCACGGTGAGCGGCCATCTGCCGGATCGGGCGACGCGTGAGGCGCTGCTCGCCCGGCTCAACCCCCGATTCTTCCGCGAATCGATCCACGATCGCACGCGGCTGGCCGATGGTGCACCGGCCGATCTGGGCGCGGCCCTTGCGGCAGCGGTCGATCCGCTCTCGACACTGGCAAGCGGCGAACTGACGATCACCGGCACCAGCCTGCGCCTGGCCGGCACCAGCCTCTATCCCGAGAGCGCTGCCCGCCTCGCTCGATCCCTGCCGAAGGCGATGCCGGCGGGCTGGAACGCCACGGTTGCCGTCACCTCCGACGCGGCCCCCTCGGCGACGGCCGATATGGGGCCGTGCGGCCAGCGCCTCGCCGAGCGCACCGCCGGGCATCCCCTGCGCTTTGCCCCGGGCAGCACGGCGCTCGCGCCCGAGTTCTATCCGGTGCTCGACGCGGTCGCGGCGCTGGCGCGTGCCTGTCCGGCGGAGCGAATCGAAGTTGTGGGTCATCTCGACCCGGTGGGCGTGAAGCCCAAAGCCCAGACCGACCCGGTTGCCGACGAAGCCGCGAAGGAGACGGCACCCAAGCCCGCCAAGGCGGACACCAAGAAGGACGCGAAGGCCAACAAGGGCAGCAAGGGCAAGGCCGAGACGAAGCAGGAGGCGGCCAAGCCAGAAACGAAGTCTGAACCGAAGCCCGAGAAGACTGAAGCCGAGCGGGTGGAAGCCAGCGCCGACCTCGCGCGGGCACGGGCGCTCGCGGTGGTGGATTACCTCCAGAAGGCCGGTGTGCCGCTGGAACGCGCTGCCGCGCCGACGGGCGTCGCACCGCTCTCCGACCGCCAGGGAATCGGCCTCAGCCTGCGCTCGTGA
- a CDS encoding ATP-binding cassette domain-containing protein: MAAPPLLTLQDVALTFGGTPLIERAELTIAPGERACLVGRNGSGKSTLMRIAAGLVEPDRAVRFVQPGTTIRYLAQEPDFSGFETTLAFAEAGLAPGDDAHRARYLLESLGLDGTENPQRLSGGEARRTALAQALAPEPDILLLDEPTNHLDLPAIEWLESELKRTRSALIIISHDRRFLSALSRSTIWLDRGVTRRIEQGFSSFEAWRDAFFEEEERDKHKLDRKIADEEHWLRYGVTARRKRNVRRLSDLQTLRKQSRDHRRPVGQAVLTASEGEASGTLIAEARHVSKSYGERRIVHDLSLRVLRGDRLGIVGPNGAGKTTLINLLTGALAPDSGEMRLGTSLNMVHLDQARAVLEGSATVTEVLTGGSGDSVTVGGRSRHVIGYLKDFLFAPEQARTPVSVLSGGERNRLLIARALAQPSNLLVLDEPTNDLDLETLDLLQEMLGDYAGTLILVSHDRDFLDRVAGTVLVSEGEGRWVEYAGGYSDMLSQRGRGVEARSDGREKPARERAEPREKATRTETASARNKLGFKEQHELKTLPVRMAELETGIAKLREVLSDPGLYSRDPGRFQKATAMLGAAEAELAAAEERWLTLEMQREAQGG, from the coding sequence ATGGCCGCTCCCCCGCTTCTCACCCTTCAAGACGTCGCGCTCACCTTCGGCGGAACCCCGCTGATCGAGCGCGCCGAGTTGACGATCGCACCCGGCGAGCGCGCCTGCCTCGTCGGCCGCAACGGCTCGGGCAAATCGACCCTGATGCGCATCGCCGCGGGCTTGGTGGAGCCGGATCGCGCCGTGCGCTTCGTGCAGCCCGGCACCACCATCCGCTACCTCGCGCAGGAGCCGGACTTTTCCGGCTTCGAGACGACGCTGGCCTTCGCGGAAGCCGGCCTCGCGCCGGGCGACGACGCGCATCGCGCCCGCTATCTCCTAGAGAGTCTGGGGCTCGACGGCACGGAGAACCCCCAGCGCCTGTCGGGCGGCGAGGCGCGCCGGACCGCACTCGCCCAGGCGCTCGCGCCCGAGCCCGACATCCTGCTGCTCGACGAGCCCACCAACCATCTCGATCTCCCCGCCATCGAGTGGCTGGAATCCGAGCTGAAACGCACGCGCTCGGCCCTCATCATCATCAGCCACGACCGGCGCTTTCTTTCGGCCCTGTCGCGATCCACCATCTGGCTCGACCGCGGCGTGACCCGCCGAATCGAGCAGGGCTTCTCGAGCTTCGAAGCGTGGCGCGACGCCTTCTTCGAGGAGGAGGAGCGCGACAAGCACAAGCTCGACCGCAAGATCGCCGACGAGGAACATTGGCTGCGCTACGGCGTGACCGCCCGGCGCAAGCGCAACGTGCGTCGCCTCTCCGACCTGCAGACCCTGCGCAAGCAGAGCCGCGACCACCGCCGCCCGGTGGGGCAGGCGGTGCTGACGGCGAGCGAGGGCGAGGCCTCCGGCACGCTGATCGCGGAAGCCAGGCACGTCTCGAAATCCTACGGCGAGCGCCGGATCGTCCACGACCTGTCCCTGCGCGTGCTGCGCGGCGACCGGCTCGGCATCGTCGGCCCGAACGGGGCGGGCAAGACCACGCTGATCAACCTGCTGACCGGCGCGCTCGCGCCCGATTCGGGCGAGATGCGTCTCGGAACCAGCCTCAACATGGTCCATCTCGATCAGGCCCGTGCCGTACTGGAGGGGAGCGCGACCGTCACGGAGGTGTTGACCGGCGGAAGCGGCGACAGCGTCACGGTGGGCGGGCGCAGCCGCCATGTCATCGGCTACCTCAAGGACTTCCTGTTCGCGCCCGAACAGGCGCGCACGCCCGTGAGCGTCCTCTCCGGCGGCGAGCGAAACCGGCTGCTGATCGCTCGAGCGCTCGCCCAGCCCTCCAACCTCCTCGTGCTCGACGAGCCCACCAACGACCTCGACCTCGAAACCCTGGACCTCCTCCAGGAGATGCTCGGCGACTATGCCGGCACTCTGATTCTGGTGAGCCACGACCGCGACTTCCTCGATCGGGTGGCCGGCACCGTGCTGGTCAGCGAGGGGGAGGGGCGCTGGGTCGAGTATGCCGGCGGCTATTCCGACATGCTGTCCCAGCGCGGGCGCGGCGTGGAGGCACGCAGCGACGGGCGGGAGAAGCCGGCCCGCGAACGGGCCGAGCCGCGGGAGAAGGCGACGCGAACGGAAACCGCTTCGGCGCGGAACAAGCTCGGCTTCAAGGAGCAGCACGAGCTGAAGACCCTGCCCGTCCGCATGGCCGAGTTGGAAACGGGAATCGCCAAACTGCGCGAGGTCCTGTCCGATCCCGGCTTGTATAGCCGCGATCCCGGCCGCTTTCAGAAGGCGACCGCCATGCTCGGTGCGGCGGAAGCCGAACTGGCCGCTGCCGAGGAGCGCTGGCTGACCCTGGAGATGCAGCGCGAGGCACAAGGCGGCTGA